Proteins encoded by one window of Arabidopsis thaliana chromosome 2, partial sequence:
- a CDS encoding TATA-binding related factor (TRF) of subunit 20 of Mediator complex (TATA-binding related factor (TRF) of subunit 20 of Mediator complex; FUNCTIONS IN: RNA polymerase II transcription mediator activity; INVOLVED IN: regulation of transcription from RNA polymerase II promoter; LOCATED IN: mediator complex; CONTAINS InterPro DOMAIN/s: Mediator complex, subunit Med20 (InterPro:IPR013921); BEST Arabidopsis thaliana protein match is: TATA-binding related factor (TRF) of subunit 20 of Mediator complex (TAIR:AT4G09070.1); Has 80 Blast hits to 80 proteins in 37 species: Archae - 0; Bacteria - 0; Metazoa - 28; Fungi - 0; Plants - 45; Viruses - 0; Other Eukaryotes - 7 (source: NCBI BLink).), whose product MPVKWVLHWQPNQGSTVSSQILNEATQCVESINGVKEGRWKATLNYYKPMLKDQANQLEFPRDFLGISLADQPNKYYFIIRTQRIVLEADSSIQLIMEKLQSYKSKVALYFDGFQYQLGDFRLRVGKVVPTHSENVRGIVMEVEYLPISSMEKAQKVMEEFLEIWNEALAKRSLPGKFVNIDLNFGEFGLGDIYTPQHTAVRYALVMAHMIATVQAVRG is encoded by the exons ATGCCCGTCAAGTG ggttttacaTTGGCAACCAAACCAAGGATCAACAGTAAGCAGCCAAATCCTAAACGAAGCAACACAATGTGTAGAGAGCATCAATGGTGTGAAAGAAGGAAGATGGAAAGCAACACTCAACTATTACAAACCCATGTTAAAAGACCAAGCGAATCAATTGGAGTTTCCTCGTGATTTTCTAGGGATTTCACTTGCGGATCAGCCGAATAAGTACTATTTCATTATCAGGACGCAGAGGATTGTCTTGGAAGCTGATTCTTCGATTCAGTTGATTATGGAGAAGCTTCAGTCTTATAAATCTAAAGTGGCTCTTTACTTTGATGGGTTTCAGTATCAGCTTGGTGATTTTAGGTTGAGAGTTGGTAAAGTTGTTCCTACTCATTCTGAGAATGTTAGAGGCATTGTCATGGAG GTGGAGTATCTTCCTATATCATCAATGGAAAAGGCACAAAAGGTGATGGAGGAGTTCTTGGAGATATGGAATGAAGCTCTGGCTAAAAGGTCGTTGCCGGGTAAGTTTGTGAACATAGATCTCAACTTTGGGGAGTTTGGACTTGGAGACATCTACACTCCACAACACACAGCTGTTCGTTACGCTCTCGTGATGGCTCACATGATTGCTACCGTTCAAGCTGTGAGAGgctaa
- a CDS encoding TATA-binding related factor (TRF) of subunit 20 of Mediator complex — protein MLKDQANQLEFPRDFLGISLADQPNKYYFIIRTQRIVLEADSSIQLIMEKLQSYKSKVALYFDGFQYQLGDFRLRVGKVVPTHSENVRGIVMEVEYLPISSMEKAQKVMEEFLEIWNEALAKRSLPGKFVNIDLNFGEFGLGDIYTPQHTAVRYALVMAHMIATVQAVRG, from the exons ATGTTAAAAGACCAAGCGAATCAATTGGAGTTTCCTCGTGATTTTCTAGGGATTTCACTTGCGGATCAGCCGAATAAGTACTATTTCATTATCAGGACGCAGAGGATTGTCTTGGAAGCTGATTCTTCGATTCAGTTGATTATGGAGAAGCTTCAGTCTTATAAATCTAAAGTGGCTCTTTACTTTGATGGGTTTCAGTATCAGCTTGGTGATTTTAGGTTGAGAGTTGGTAAAGTTGTTCCTACTCATTCTGAGAATGTTAGAGGCATTGTCATGGAG GTGGAGTATCTTCCTATATCATCAATGGAAAAGGCACAAAAGGTGATGGAGGAGTTCTTGGAGATATGGAATGAAGCTCTGGCTAAAAGGTCGTTGCCGGGTAAGTTTGTGAACATAGATCTCAACTTTGGGGAGTTTGGACTTGGAGACATCTACACTCCACAACACACAGCTGTTCGTTACGCTCTCGTGATGGCTCACATGATTGCTACCGTTCAAGCTGTGAGAGgctaa
- a CDS encoding ATP-dependent helicase family protein (ATP-dependent helicase family protein; BEST Arabidopsis thaliana protein match is: ATP-dependent helicase family protein (TAIR:AT1G08060.2); Has 35333 Blast hits to 34131 proteins in 2444 species: Archae - 798; Bacteria - 22429; Metazoa - 974; Fungi - 991; Plants - 531; Viruses - 0; Other Eukaryotes - 9610 (source: NCBI BLink).) — MVPMETQEVTDSLPKAQSKSGSTQLDGPGMVSSANIPEVLTEDMVCDTVMPPVSVSGAASLELPLNVEEAPLIREESNRTSHDADAILVQEFSSRFPDHASILDIQGSARSDQRAQGTGCPPSSSVPVQNITTAAEHWTSTSTPLVNHSEDVVEGGVQPPNVLHSRLTVNASAVTSLPNNHMGQSPRLHLSSFSDICDHELEKLSREQGTLLKSFEETTLELKAELERKMAEARSEYDRKSQEVDAAYNAQAKKNEALRSLVVMNSLLANAYKSTCPVKSAATDTATVRAPRSSQHSTQQQQAVQTNRHMNSTAPPRPSVTAAEPMNSAAPPRPSVTAAEPMNSTAPPRPSVTAAEATPPNLSAPLPHCNTPQPSPISQQAAVESNTQMQSTALPRPSVTAEARPLHQPHSNTSQPRPIPQQALAQSNTNITSTALPRPSITAEARLLHQPHSNTPQPRPIPQKALVQANTDINSTALPRPLVTAEAPPLHQSSCKAPQPKPISQQPAVQSKTDIINSTALPRPSVTTEARPLHQPRSKTPQPKPVSQPPAKQSNTEINSTPHPRPSVTSKAISLQSPPCNTPQPRPPPLISNHTPTSYQPASAPPVHGIARRTMAPHLRSSRAPNSAAAPSTYPRLAQEQQKQQQKKSNSSLVYLSDDD; from the exons ATGGTTCCAATGGAAACTCAAGAAGTTACAGATTCTTTACCAAAAGCGCAGAGTAAATCGGGTAGTACTCAACTAGATGGGCCTGGAATGGTGTCTTCAGCAAATATACCTGAGGTTTTGACTGAAGATATGGTTTGTGACACAGTGATGCCACCGGTTTCAGTTTCCGGAGCTGCTTCCTTAGAGTTACCTTTGAATGTAGAGGAAGCGCCGTTGATTAGAGAAGAAAGTAATAGAACAAGTCATGATGCTGATGCCATTTTGGTTCAAGAGTTTTCGAGTCGTTTTCCAGACCATGCCTCTATATTAGATATTCAAGGTTCTGCTAGATCAGATCAG AGAGCTCAAGGTACGGGTTGTCCACCATCTTCGTCAGTTCCCGTCCAAAATATCACAACAGCAGCGGAGCATTGGACTTCTACATCGACTCCTTTAG TTAACCATTCAGAGGATGTCGTTGAAGGTGGTGTTCAGCCTCCTAACGTCTTACATAGCAGATTAACAGTCAATGCATCAGCGGTTACGTCTCTTCCCAACAATCATATGGGACAGAGTCCTCGGTTACATTTATCTTCGTTCAGTGACATATGTGACCACGAGCTGGAGAAGCTGAGCAGAGAACAAGGGACCTTACTGAAAAGCTTTGAAGAGACG ACATTAGAGTTGAAGGCTGAACTCGAGAGGAAGATGGCGGAAGCACGCAGTGAGTATGATAGGAAATCCCAAGAGGTAGATGCTGCGTATAACGCTCAAGCGAAGAAGAATGAAGCGTTAAGGAGTTTGGTTGTTATGAACAGTCTCTTGGCGAATGCTTACAAGTCTACTTGTCCAGTGAAGAGTGCAGCCACTGATACTGCTACCGTAAGAG CACCCAGGAGCTCTCAACATTCAACGCAGCAGCAGCAAGCAGTGCAAACTAACAGGCATATGAATTCAACTGCTCCTCCTCGACCCTCAGTCACAGCAGCTGAACCTATGAATTCGGCTGCTCCTCCTCGACCCTCAGTCACAGCAGCTGAACCTATGAATTCAACTGCTCCTCCTCGACCCTCAGTCACAGCAGCGGAAGCTACACCTCCAAATCTTTCAGCTCCTCTCCCGCACTGCAACACTCCTCAACCAAGTCCAATATCTCAGCAAGCAGCAGTAGAATCAAACACACAGATGCAATCAACCGCCCTTCCTCGACCCTCTGTTACAGCAGAAGCTCGTCCTTTACATCAACCACACAGCAACACGTCTCAGCCAAGACCAATACCACAACAAGCATTAGCACAATCCAACACAAATATCACTTCAACCGCCCTTCCTCGACCCTCAATCACAGCAGAAGCTCGTCTGTTACATCAACCACACAGCAACACGCCTCAGCCAAGACCAATACCTCAGAAAGCTTTAGTACAAGCCAACACAGATATCAATTCAACCGCCCTTCCTCGACCCTTAGTCACAGCAGAAGCCCCTCCTTTACATCAATCAAGCTGCAAGGCTCCTCAGCCAAAACCAATATCTCAGCAACCAGCAGTACAATCCAAGACGGATATCATCAATTCAACCGCCCTTCCTCGACCCTCAGTCACAACAGAAGCCCGTCCTTTACATCAACCACGCAGCAAAACGCCTCAGCCAAAACCAGTATCTCAACCACCagcaaaacaatcaaacacaGAAATCAATTCAACTCCCCATCCTCGACCCTCAGTCACATCAAAAGCTATATCTCTGCAATCACCGCCCTGCAACACACCTCAGCCAAGACCACCGCCTTTAATCTCCAACCATACTCCAACTTCTTATCAACCAGCTTCTGCTCCACCAGTGCATGGTATAGCGCGAAGGACCATGGCACCTCATTTAAGATCATCTCGAGCTCCCAACTCTGCTGCTGCACCATCAACATATCCAAGGTTGGctcaagaacaacaaaagcaacaacaaaagaagtcAAACAGTAGCTTGGTCTATCTCTCAGATGACGACTAG
- a CDS encoding ATP-dependent helicase family protein has product MVPMETQEVTDSLPKAQSKSGSTQLDGPGMVSSANIPEVLTEDMVCDTVMPPVSVSGAASLELPLNVEEAPLIREESNRTSHDADAILVQEFSSRFPDHASILDIQGSARSDQRAQGTGCPPSSSVPVQNITTAAEHWTSTSTPLVNHSEDVVEGGVQPPNVLHSRLTVNASAVTSLPNNHMGQSPRLHLSSFSDICDHELEKLSREQGTLLKSFEETTLELKAELERKMAEARSEYDRKSQEVDAAYNAQAKKNEALRSLVVMNSLLANAYKSTCPVKSAATDTATVRAPRSSQHSTQQQQAVQTNRHMNSTAPPRPSVTAAEPMNSAAPPRPSVTAAEPMNSTAPPRPSVTAAEATPPNLSAPLPHCNTPQPSPISQQAAVESNTQMQSTALPRPSVTAEARPLHQPHSNTPQPRPIPQKALVQANTDINSTALPRPLVTAEAPPLHQSSCKAPQPKPISQQPAVQSKTDIINSTALPRPSVTTEARPLHQPRSKTPQPKPVSQPPAKQSNTEINSTPHPRPSVTSKAISLQSPPCNTPQPRPPPLISNHTPTSYQPASAPPVHGIARRTMAPHLRSSRAPNSAAAPSTYPRLAQEQQKQQQKKSNSSLVYLSDDD; this is encoded by the exons ATGGTTCCAATGGAAACTCAAGAAGTTACAGATTCTTTACCAAAAGCGCAGAGTAAATCGGGTAGTACTCAACTAGATGGGCCTGGAATGGTGTCTTCAGCAAATATACCTGAGGTTTTGACTGAAGATATGGTTTGTGACACAGTGATGCCACCGGTTTCAGTTTCCGGAGCTGCTTCCTTAGAGTTACCTTTGAATGTAGAGGAAGCGCCGTTGATTAGAGAAGAAAGTAATAGAACAAGTCATGATGCTGATGCCATTTTGGTTCAAGAGTTTTCGAGTCGTTTTCCAGACCATGCCTCTATATTAGATATTCAAGGTTCTGCTAGATCAGATCAG AGAGCTCAAGGTACGGGTTGTCCACCATCTTCGTCAGTTCCCGTCCAAAATATCACAACAGCAGCGGAGCATTGGACTTCTACATCGACTCCTTTAG TTAACCATTCAGAGGATGTCGTTGAAGGTGGTGTTCAGCCTCCTAACGTCTTACATAGCAGATTAACAGTCAATGCATCAGCGGTTACGTCTCTTCCCAACAATCATATGGGACAGAGTCCTCGGTTACATTTATCTTCGTTCAGTGACATATGTGACCACGAGCTGGAGAAGCTGAGCAGAGAACAAGGGACCTTACTGAAAAGCTTTGAAGAGACG ACATTAGAGTTGAAGGCTGAACTCGAGAGGAAGATGGCGGAAGCACGCAGTGAGTATGATAGGAAATCCCAAGAGGTAGATGCTGCGTATAACGCTCAAGCGAAGAAGAATGAAGCGTTAAGGAGTTTGGTTGTTATGAACAGTCTCTTGGCGAATGCTTACAAGTCTACTTGTCCAGTGAAGAGTGCAGCCACTGATACTGCTACCGTAAGAG CACCCAGGAGCTCTCAACATTCAACGCAGCAGCAGCAAGCAGTGCAAACTAACAGGCATATGAATTCAACTGCTCCTCCTCGACCCTCAGTCACAGCAGCTGAACCTATGAATTCGGCTGCTCCTCCTCGACCCTCAGTCACAGCAGCTGAACCTATGAATTCAACTGCTCCTCCTCGACCCTCAGTCACAGCAGCGGAAGCTACACCTCCAAATCTTTCAGCTCCTCTCCCGCACTGCAACACTCCTCAACCAAGTCCAATATCTCAGCAAGCAGCAGTAGAATCAAACACACAGATGCAATCAACCGCCCTTCCTCGACCCTCTGTTACAGCAGAAGCTCGTCCTTTAC ATCAACCACACAGCAACACGCCTCAGCCAAGACCAATACCTCAGAAAGCTTTAGTACAAGCCAACACAGATATCAATTCAACCGCCCTTCCTCGACCCTTAGTCACAGCAGAAGCCCCTCCTTTACATCAATCAAGCTGCAAGGCTCCTCAGCCAAAACCAATATCTCAGCAACCAGCAGTACAATCCAAGACGGATATCATCAATTCAACCGCCCTTCCTCGACCCTCAGTCACAACAGAAGCCCGTCCTTTACATCAACCACGCAGCAAAACGCCTCAGCCAAAACCAGTATCTCAACCACCagcaaaacaatcaaacacaGAAATCAATTCAACTCCCCATCCTCGACCCTCAGTCACATCAAAAGCTATATCTCTGCAATCACCGCCCTGCAACACACCTCAGCCAAGACCACCGCCTTTAATCTCCAACCATACTCCAACTTCTTATCAACCAGCTTCTGCTCCACCAGTGCATGGTATAGCGCGAAGGACCATGGCACCTCATTTAAGATCATCTCGAGCTCCCAACTCTGCTGCTGCACCATCAACATATCCAAGGTTGGctcaagaacaacaaaagcaacaacaaaagaagtcAAACAGTAGCTTGGTCTATCTCTCAGATGACGACTAG